A genome region from Ralstonia solanacearum K60 includes the following:
- a CDS encoding Glu/Leu/Phe/Val family dehydrogenase, whose protein sequence is MSNVASPSTLQHAIPSYLPADNLGPWGIYLQQVDRVTPYLGSLARWVETLKRPKRALIVDVPIQMDDGRIAHFEGYRVQHNTSRGPGKGGVRFHQDVTLSEVMALSAWMSVKNAAVNVPYGGAKGGIRVDPRKLSSGELERLTRRYTSEIGIIIGPNKDIPAPDVNTNAQIMAWMMDTYSMNEGATATGVVTGKPIALGGSLGRREATGRGVFVVGSEAARNLGIDIKGARIVVQGFGNVGSVAAKLFHDAGAKVIAVQDHKGIVFNGAGLDVDALIQHVDHNGSVAGFKAETVSADDFWGLECEFLIPAALEGQITGKNAPQIKAKIVVEGANGPTTPEADDILRDRGILVCPDVIANAGGVTVSYFEWVQDFSSFFWTEDEINQRLVRIMQDAFRAIWQVAQDNKVTLRTAAFIIACTRILQARQERGLYP, encoded by the coding sequence ATGTCTAATGTCGCATCTCCGTCGACGCTCCAGCACGCCATTCCGTCCTACCTCCCGGCCGACAACCTCGGCCCGTGGGGTATCTATCTGCAGCAGGTCGATCGGGTCACCCCCTATCTCGGCTCGCTGGCACGCTGGGTCGAAACCCTGAAGCGTCCCAAGCGCGCCCTGATCGTCGACGTGCCCATCCAGATGGATGACGGCCGCATCGCCCACTTCGAGGGCTATCGCGTGCAGCACAACACGTCGCGCGGCCCGGGCAAGGGCGGCGTGCGCTTCCACCAGGACGTGACGTTGTCGGAAGTGATGGCGCTGTCGGCCTGGATGTCGGTCAAGAACGCGGCGGTCAACGTGCCGTACGGCGGTGCCAAGGGCGGCATCCGCGTCGATCCGCGCAAGCTGTCGTCGGGCGAACTGGAACGCCTGACCCGCCGCTACACTAGCGAGATCGGCATCATCATCGGCCCGAACAAGGACATCCCGGCGCCGGACGTGAACACCAACGCGCAGATCATGGCGTGGATGATGGACACGTACTCCATGAACGAAGGCGCCACCGCCACCGGTGTGGTGACCGGCAAGCCGATCGCGCTGGGCGGCAGCCTGGGCCGTCGCGAGGCGACCGGCCGCGGCGTGTTCGTGGTCGGCAGCGAGGCTGCACGGAATCTGGGCATCGACATCAAGGGTGCGCGCATTGTGGTGCAAGGCTTCGGCAACGTCGGCAGCGTGGCCGCCAAGCTGTTCCATGACGCCGGCGCCAAGGTGATCGCGGTGCAGGACCACAAGGGCATCGTGTTCAACGGTGCGGGCCTGGACGTCGACGCGCTGATCCAGCACGTGGACCACAACGGCAGCGTCGCCGGCTTCAAGGCCGAGACCGTGTCGGCGGACGATTTCTGGGGGCTGGAATGCGAATTCCTGATCCCGGCCGCGCTGGAAGGCCAGATCACCGGCAAGAACGCGCCCCAAATTAAGGCAAAAATTGTCGTTGAAGGTGCAAACGGCCCCACGACGCCCGAAGCGGACGACATCCTGCGCGATCGCGGCATCCTGGTCTGCCCGGACGTGATCGCCAACGCCGGCGGCGTTACGGTGAGCTATTTCGAGTGGGTGCAGGATTTCTCGAGCTTCTTCTGGACCGAAGACGAGATCAACCAGCGCCTGGTACGAATCATGCAAGATGCTTTCCGCGCCATCTGGCAGGTGGCCCAGGACAATAAGGTAACTCTGCGGACGGCGGCATTCATCATCGCCTGTACGCGGATTCTGCAGGCGCGCCAAGAGCGCGGCCTGTACCCCTGA
- a CDS encoding LysR family transcriptional regulator, whose product MELKWLEDFISLAETRSFSRSAELRHVTQPAFSRRIQSLEAWLGNELIDRSSYPTRLTPAGEVFYEQALAMLAQVSETRALMRGQRPASASTIDFAVPHTLSLTFFPGWLAKLEEKIGKLQCRLRALNVHDAVMTLVEGGCDLVMVYHHARQMIQLDPTRYDMLVLGTERLSPFSKPDVSGRPIYKLTPTARKPIAYLSYTPNAFLGRMVDVLLENSPVAPLLDKCYETDMAEALKVMALAGHGVAFLPESAVRDDVAAGRLVRAEGKGGGTLSIEMEIRLYREHPQSGAHDRRHQQSKRKRELIDLLWNTLSA is encoded by the coding sequence ATGGAACTCAAATGGCTGGAAGATTTCATCAGCCTGGCGGAAACGCGCAGCTTTTCGCGTTCGGCCGAACTGCGGCACGTCACGCAGCCGGCCTTCTCGCGTCGCATCCAGTCGCTCGAAGCGTGGCTGGGCAATGAGCTGATCGACCGGTCCAGCTATCCCACGCGCCTGACGCCCGCCGGCGAGGTCTTCTACGAACAGGCGCTGGCGATGCTCGCGCAGGTCAGCGAGACGCGCGCCCTGATGCGCGGGCAGCGTCCGGCCAGCGCATCGACCATCGATTTTGCGGTGCCGCATACGTTGTCGCTGACGTTCTTCCCGGGCTGGCTGGCCAAGCTCGAGGAGAAGATCGGCAAGCTGCAGTGCCGGCTGCGCGCGCTCAACGTGCACGACGCGGTGATGACGCTGGTGGAGGGCGGTTGCGACCTGGTCATGGTTTACCACCACGCGCGCCAGATGATCCAGCTCGACCCGACGCGCTACGACATGCTGGTCCTCGGCACCGAGCGGCTGTCGCCGTTCAGCAAGCCCGACGTGAGCGGCCGTCCGATCTACAAGCTGACGCCCACCGCGCGCAAGCCGATCGCCTACCTGAGCTATACGCCCAACGCCTTCCTCGGGCGCATGGTCGACGTCCTGCTGGAGAACTCGCCGGTGGCGCCGCTGCTCGACAAGTGCTACGAGACCGACATGGCCGAGGCGCTCAAGGTGATGGCGCTGGCGGGGCACGGCGTCGCGTTCCTGCCCGAGAGCGCGGTGCGGGATGATGTGGCGGCCGGACGGCTGGTCCGCGCCGAGGGCAAGGGCGGTGGCACCCTGTCGATCGAAATGGAGATCCGGCTGTACCGCGAGCATCCGCAGAGCGGCGCGCATGACCGGCGGCACCAGCAGTCCAAGCGCAAGCGCGAACTGATCGACCTGTTGTGGAACACGCTGTCGGCGTGA
- a CDS encoding ABCB family ABC transporter ATP-binding protein/permease, which yields MRRYAAPSEPPPAGAPVRGDWQTICGLLPYLWAYKWRVALALSFLIAAKVANLGVPIVMKRLIDTMNVSPTDPRALLVVPVGIILGYGLLRLSTSLFSELREILFAKVTESSVRTLALQVFQHLHALSLRFHLERQTGGMSRDIERGTRGIQSLISYSLYSILPTLVEVGMVITYFMVKYDVWFALIAFCALVSYIVFTVTVTNWRTHFRRRMNELDSRANQKAIDSLLNFETVKYFGNEEYEARRYDENLQNYRAAAIRSQHSLSLLNFGQQFIVAVALILILYRATQGVVAGHMTLGDLVLVNTLMLQIYIPLNFLGVIYRELKQAVTDMDRMFRLLHTNREVADKPDAQPLAVRAGEVRVAHVDFGYEANRQILFDVDFTIPAGTTTAVVGQSGSGKSTLARLLFRFYDVTSGAILIDGRDVRDVTQASVRAAIGIVPQDTVLFNDSIYYNIAYGRPDASRDEVIEAARAAQIHSFVESLPDGYDTQVGERGLKLSGGEKQRVAIARTLLKRPPILVFDEATSALDSRTEHAIQEELMRLAQNHTTLVIAHRLSTIVGAHQILVMEHGRIIERGTHESLLRAQGRYAQMWRMQAREPERVQEAEA from the coding sequence ATGCGCCGCTACGCCGCCCCCTCCGAACCGCCTCCCGCCGGGGCGCCCGTGCGCGGCGACTGGCAGACCATCTGCGGCCTGCTGCCCTACCTGTGGGCGTACAAGTGGCGCGTGGCGCTGGCGCTGTCGTTCCTGATCGCCGCCAAGGTCGCCAACCTGGGTGTGCCGATTGTGATGAAACGGCTGATCGACACGATGAACGTGTCGCCGACCGATCCGCGCGCGCTGCTGGTGGTGCCGGTCGGCATCATTCTCGGCTACGGGCTGCTGCGGCTGTCGACGTCGCTGTTTTCCGAGCTGCGCGAAATCCTGTTCGCCAAGGTGACGGAGAGCTCGGTGCGCACGCTGGCGCTGCAGGTGTTCCAGCATCTGCATGCGCTGTCGCTGCGCTTTCACCTCGAGCGCCAGACCGGCGGCATGAGCCGAGACATCGAACGCGGCACGCGCGGCATCCAGTCGCTGATCTCCTATTCGCTGTACAGCATCCTGCCGACGCTGGTGGAGGTGGGGATGGTCATCACGTACTTCATGGTGAAGTACGACGTGTGGTTCGCGTTGATCGCCTTCTGCGCGCTGGTCTCCTACATCGTCTTCACCGTGACGGTGACGAACTGGCGCACGCACTTCCGCCGCCGGATGAACGAACTCGATTCGCGCGCCAACCAGAAGGCGATCGATTCGCTGCTCAATTTCGAGACGGTCAAGTACTTCGGCAACGAAGAATACGAGGCGCGCCGCTACGACGAGAACCTGCAGAACTACCGCGCCGCCGCCATCCGCTCGCAGCACTCGCTGTCGCTGCTGAACTTCGGGCAGCAGTTCATCGTGGCCGTCGCGCTGATCCTGATCCTGTACCGCGCCACCCAGGGCGTGGTAGCCGGCCACATGACGCTGGGCGACCTGGTACTGGTCAACACGCTGATGCTGCAGATCTACATCCCGCTCAACTTCCTGGGCGTGATCTACCGCGAGCTCAAGCAAGCGGTCACCGACATGGATCGCATGTTCCGGCTGTTGCACACCAACCGGGAGGTCGCCGACAAACCGGATGCGCAACCGCTGGCCGTGCGCGCCGGCGAGGTCCGCGTCGCCCACGTCGATTTCGGCTACGAGGCCAACCGGCAGATCCTGTTCGACGTCGATTTCACCATCCCGGCCGGCACCACCACTGCGGTGGTGGGCCAGAGCGGCTCGGGCAAGTCGACGCTCGCGCGCCTGCTGTTCCGCTTCTACGATGTCACGTCCGGCGCGATCCTGATCGATGGCCGGGATGTGCGCGACGTCACGCAGGCCAGCGTGCGTGCCGCCATCGGTATCGTCCCGCAGGACACCGTGCTGTTCAACGACAGCATCTACTACAACATCGCCTACGGCCGCCCCGACGCCTCGCGCGACGAGGTGATCGAAGCCGCCCGCGCCGCGCAGATCCACAGCTTTGTCGAATCGCTGCCCGATGGCTACGATACCCAGGTCGGCGAGCGCGGGCTGAAGCTGTCGGGCGGTGAGAAGCAGCGCGTGGCGATCGCCCGCACGCTGCTCAAGCGCCCGCCCATCCTGGTGTTCGACGAGGCCACCTCCGCGCTCGATTCGCGCACCGAGCACGCTATCCAGGAAGAGCTGATGCGCCTGGCGCAGAACCACACCACGCTGGTGATCGCGCACCGGCTCTCGACCATCGTCGGCGCGCACCAGATCCTGGTGATGGAGCACGGCCGCATCATCGAGCGCGGCACGCACGAGTCGCTGCTGCGCGCGCAAGGGCGCTACGCGCAGATGTGGCGCATGCAGGCGCGCGAGCCCGAGCGCGTGCAGGAAGCCGAGGCGTGA
- a CDS encoding acyl-CoA thioesterase — protein MSQPEHPAETVSLPVGRQPAVRVMPMPADANVHGDVFGGWIMAQVDIAGSIPAVVRANGRVATVAVNSFVFKQPVYVGDLVSFYASVAKTGRTSITVDVEVYAQRMGSNGRHETVKVTEATLTYVATDESRKPRMLPPL, from the coding sequence ATGTCCCAGCCCGAACACCCCGCCGAAACCGTGTCGCTGCCCGTCGGCAGGCAGCCCGCCGTCCGCGTCATGCCGATGCCCGCCGACGCCAACGTGCACGGCGACGTGTTCGGCGGCTGGATCATGGCGCAGGTGGACATTGCCGGGTCGATCCCGGCGGTGGTGCGCGCCAACGGGCGCGTGGCCACGGTGGCGGTCAACTCGTTCGTCTTCAAGCAGCCCGTCTACGTGGGCGACCTGGTGAGCTTCTACGCCAGCGTGGCCAAGACCGGCCGCACCTCCATCACGGTGGACGTGGAAGTCTACGCACAGCGCATGGGCAGCAACGGCCGCCACGAGACGGTCAAGGTGACCGAAGCCACCCTCACCTACGTCGCCACCGACGAGAGCCGCAAGCCGCGCATGCTGCCGCCGCTCTGA
- a CDS encoding enoyl-CoA hydratase produces the protein MSIRTETADGILTLTFDRLDKKNAITAAMYQVLADALVSAETDPAVRVIVLAGHESVFTAGNDLEDFMKHPPKDERAPVHQFLKAISTATKPLVASVSGTAVGVGTTMLLHCDLVYASETARLSMPFAQLGLCPEAASSLLLPQLAGYHRAAEKLLFGEPFDAGEARELGLVNRVLPVAELDAFVRAQARKLTFLPPASLRATKRLMKEGTAPQIAARMAIESELFGRMLRAPEAREAFTAFFEKRRPDFSPFN, from the coding sequence ATGTCGATTCGTACCGAGACCGCAGACGGCATCCTGACGCTGACCTTCGACCGCCTGGACAAGAAGAACGCCATCACGGCCGCGATGTACCAGGTGCTGGCGGATGCGCTGGTGTCCGCCGAGACCGATCCCGCCGTGCGCGTGATCGTGCTGGCCGGCCATGAGAGCGTCTTCACGGCCGGCAACGACCTCGAAGACTTCATGAAGCACCCGCCCAAGGACGAGCGCGCGCCGGTGCACCAGTTCCTCAAGGCGATCAGCACGGCGACCAAGCCGCTGGTCGCCTCGGTGAGCGGCACGGCGGTGGGGGTGGGCACCACCATGCTGCTGCACTGCGATCTGGTGTACGCCTCGGAGACCGCCAGGCTGTCGATGCCGTTCGCCCAGTTGGGGCTGTGCCCGGAGGCCGCGTCGAGCCTGTTGCTGCCGCAGTTGGCGGGTTACCACCGCGCGGCGGAGAAGCTGCTGTTCGGCGAGCCGTTCGACGCTGGCGAGGCACGGGAGCTGGGGCTGGTCAACCGCGTGCTGCCGGTGGCCGAGCTGGACGCGTTCGTGCGCGCGCAGGCGCGCAAGCTGACCTTCCTGCCGCCGGCCTCGCTGCGCGCCACCAAGCGGCTGATGAAGGAGGGCACCGCGCCGCAGATCGCGGCCCGCATGGCGATCGAGAGCGAGCTGTTCGGCCGGATGCTGCGCGCCCCCGAGGCACGCGAGGCGTTCACGGCGTTCTTCGAGAAGCGCCGGCCGGATTTCTCCCCGTTCAACTGA
- a CDS encoding acetyl-CoA C-acyltransferase, with protein MTKQLQDAYIVAATRSPIGKAPKGSFKNLRPDDLLATVLKSAVAQVPNLDPKLIEDAIVGCAIPEAQQGLNVARIGALLAGLPNTVGGVTVNRFCASGLTAVAMAADRIRVGESDVMIAAGVESMSMVPMMGNAPSMSPSIFERDENIGIAYGMGLTAEKVAQQWKITRDAQDAFSLASHQKALAAQQAGEFKDEITPIEIIEKFPNLGTGAIDLKTRTLSLDEGPRADTSLEGLAKLRAVFANKGSVTAGNSSQTSDGSGALILVSEKILKQFNLTPLARFVSFAVRGVPPEIMGIGPKEAIPAALKAGGLTQDQIDWIELNEAFAAQSLAVIQDLGLDTGKVNPLGGAIALGHPLGATGAIRAATVVHGLRRRNLKYGMVTMCVGTGMGAAGIFERV; from the coding sequence ATGACCAAGCAACTGCAAGACGCCTACATCGTCGCCGCCACCCGCTCCCCGATCGGCAAGGCGCCCAAGGGCTCGTTCAAGAACCTGCGTCCGGACGACCTGCTGGCGACCGTGCTCAAGAGCGCGGTGGCCCAGGTGCCGAACCTGGACCCGAAGCTGATCGAAGACGCCATCGTCGGCTGCGCGATTCCCGAAGCGCAGCAGGGCCTGAACGTGGCGCGCATCGGCGCGCTGCTGGCCGGCCTGCCGAACACGGTGGGCGGCGTGACCGTCAACCGCTTCTGCGCCTCGGGCCTGACCGCCGTGGCGATGGCCGCCGACCGCATCCGCGTGGGCGAATCCGACGTGATGATCGCCGCCGGTGTCGAGTCGATGAGCATGGTGCCGATGATGGGCAATGCGCCGTCGATGTCGCCGTCGATCTTCGAGCGCGACGAGAACATCGGCATCGCCTACGGCATGGGCCTGACCGCCGAGAAGGTCGCCCAGCAGTGGAAGATCACGCGCGATGCGCAGGACGCGTTCTCGCTGGCGTCGCACCAGAAGGCATTGGCCGCGCAGCAGGCCGGCGAGTTCAAGGACGAGATCACCCCGATCGAGATCATCGAGAAGTTCCCGAACCTGGGCACCGGGGCGATCGACCTGAAGACGCGCACGCTGTCGCTCGACGAAGGCCCGCGCGCCGACACGTCGCTCGAAGGGCTGGCCAAGCTGCGCGCGGTGTTCGCCAACAAGGGCAGCGTGACGGCGGGCAACAGCTCGCAGACGTCGGATGGTTCGGGCGCGCTGATCCTGGTGTCGGAGAAGATCCTCAAGCAGTTCAACCTGACGCCGCTGGCGCGCTTCGTGTCGTTCGCGGTGCGCGGCGTGCCGCCGGAGATCATGGGCATCGGCCCGAAGGAAGCGATTCCGGCCGCGCTCAAGGCCGGCGGCCTGACGCAGGACCAGATCGACTGGATCGAGCTGAACGAAGCGTTTGCCGCGCAGTCGCTGGCGGTCATCCAGGACCTGGGCCTGGACACCGGCAAGGTCAACCCGCTGGGCGGCGCGATCGCGCTGGGCCACCCGCTGGGCGCGACCGGGGCCATCCGCGCGGCCACCGTCGTGCACGGCCTGCGCCGCCGCAACCTGAAGTACGGCATGGTGACGATGTGCGTCGGCACCGGCATGGGCGCCGCGGGGATCTTCGAGCGCGTCTGA
- a CDS encoding 3-hydroxyacyl-CoA dehydrogenase/enoyl-CoA hydratase family protein has product MTRTELPPTQAQPQAGTRSNFIVRRVAVLGAGVMGAQIAAHLVNAKVPVTLFDLPAKDKDGGGALPASSAAKNSIVLKAIENLKKLSPAPLGVKDDAALIQIANYEDDIEKLCDCDLVIEAIAERMDWKHDLYKKVAPHIAQHAIFASNTSGLSIGALSDGFDPELQSRFCGVHFFNPPRYMHLVELIPTAHTRGDILDKLETFLTSALGKGVVRAKDTPNFIANRVGIFSILAVFAESAKYGIPFDVVDDLTGSKLGRAKSATFRTADVVGLDTMAHVIKTMQDNLKDDPFAPVYATPPVLVRLVEAGALGQKTGAGFYKKEGKDIKVLDPQSGQYGPSGKTADEIVVRILKKAPAERLKLLRESSNPQAQFLWAVFRDVFHYIAVYLEQIADSAAEVDLAIRWGFGWNSGPFEDWQQAGWKQVAEWVKADIDAGKALSNAPLPQWVFSGPVADNGGVHSAQGSWSASQGAFLSRSALPVYSRQVFRAAIQGATTVDPLTYGKTIEETDAVRIWVDEAAGQDDVLVISFKSKMNTIGPSVIDGIVRAIDLAEAGYKGLVVWQPASLKLGAPGGPFSAGANLEEAMPAFMMGGAKGVEPFVKKFQDGMMRVKYANVPVVSAASGIALGGGCELLLHSAKRVAAFETYIGLVEVGVGLVPAGGGLKEAALAAARAAEAAGSTNLLPFLTGRFQSAAMAKVSGSALDAQKLGYLQPTDTIVFNVHELLHVARNEVRALTDAGYRAPMRPAGIPVAGRSGIATIKASLVNMRDGGFISQHDFTIASRIAEAVCGGDVEAGALVDEDWLLALERRAFVDLLGTAKTQERIMGMLQTGKPVRN; this is encoded by the coding sequence ATGACCCGCACCGAACTCCCCCCCACCCAGGCGCAGCCGCAGGCCGGCACGCGCTCCAACTTCATCGTCCGGCGCGTGGCCGTGCTGGGCGCCGGCGTGATGGGCGCGCAGATTGCCGCGCACCTGGTCAACGCCAAGGTTCCCGTCACGCTGTTCGATCTGCCGGCAAAGGACAAGGACGGGGGAGGGGCCCTGCCCGCTTCCTCTGCCGCGAAGAACAGCATCGTGCTCAAGGCCATCGAGAATCTGAAGAAGCTGTCGCCGGCGCCGCTGGGCGTGAAGGACGATGCGGCCCTGATCCAGATCGCCAACTACGAAGACGATATCGAAAAGCTGTGCGACTGCGACCTCGTCATCGAGGCCATCGCCGAGCGTATGGACTGGAAGCACGACCTGTACAAGAAGGTCGCGCCGCACATCGCGCAGCATGCGATCTTCGCCTCCAACACCTCGGGCCTGTCGATCGGCGCGCTGTCGGATGGCTTTGATCCCGAACTGCAGTCGCGCTTCTGCGGCGTGCACTTCTTCAACCCGCCGCGCTACATGCACCTGGTCGAGCTGATCCCGACCGCCCATACGCGCGGCGACATCCTCGACAAGCTGGAAACCTTCCTGACCTCCGCGCTCGGCAAGGGGGTGGTGCGGGCCAAGGACACGCCCAACTTCATCGCCAACCGCGTCGGCATCTTCTCGATCCTGGCGGTGTTTGCCGAGTCGGCCAAGTACGGCATCCCGTTCGACGTGGTGGACGACCTGACCGGCTCGAAGCTGGGCCGCGCCAAGTCGGCCACGTTCCGCACGGCGGACGTGGTGGGCCTGGATACCATGGCGCACGTCATCAAGACGATGCAGGACAACCTGAAGGACGACCCCTTCGCCCCGGTCTACGCCACGCCGCCGGTGCTGGTCAGGCTGGTGGAGGCGGGTGCCCTGGGCCAGAAGACCGGCGCCGGTTTCTACAAGAAGGAAGGCAAGGACATCAAGGTGCTGGATCCGCAGAGCGGCCAGTACGGCCCGAGCGGCAAGACGGCCGACGAGATCGTCGTGCGTATCCTGAAGAAGGCGCCGGCCGAGCGCCTGAAGCTGCTGCGCGAGTCGAGCAACCCGCAGGCGCAGTTCCTGTGGGCGGTGTTCCGCGATGTGTTCCATTACATCGCCGTGTACCTGGAGCAGATCGCCGACTCCGCCGCGGAAGTCGACCTGGCGATCCGCTGGGGCTTCGGCTGGAACAGCGGTCCGTTTGAAGACTGGCAGCAAGCCGGCTGGAAGCAGGTGGCCGAATGGGTGAAGGCGGACATCGACGCGGGCAAGGCGCTGTCGAACGCGCCGCTGCCGCAGTGGGTGTTCTCGGGCCCGGTGGCCGACAACGGCGGCGTGCATTCGGCGCAGGGTTCGTGGTCGGCGTCGCAGGGTGCGTTCCTGTCGCGCAGCGCGCTGCCGGTCTACAGCCGCCAGGTGTTCCGCGCGGCGATCCAGGGCGCCACCACGGTCGATCCGCTCACCTACGGCAAGACCATCGAAGAGACCGATGCCGTACGCATCTGGGTGGACGAGGCGGCCGGCCAGGACGACGTGCTCGTCATCTCGTTCAAGAGCAAGATGAACACCATCGGCCCGAGCGTGATCGACGGCATCGTGCGCGCCATCGATCTGGCCGAAGCCGGCTACAAGGGACTGGTGGTGTGGCAGCCGGCCTCGCTCAAGCTGGGCGCGCCGGGCGGGCCGTTCTCGGCGGGGGCCAACCTGGAAGAAGCCATGCCGGCGTTCATGATGGGCGGCGCCAAGGGGGTCGAGCCGTTCGTCAAGAAATTCCAAGACGGCATGATGCGCGTGAAGTACGCCAACGTGCCGGTCGTCTCGGCGGCATCGGGCATCGCGCTGGGCGGCGGCTGCGAGCTGCTGCTGCACTCGGCCAAGCGCGTAGCGGCCTTCGAGACCTATATCGGCCTGGTGGAAGTGGGCGTGGGCCTGGTGCCGGCCGGCGGCGGCCTGAAGGAAGCCGCACTGGCGGCCGCGCGGGCGGCGGAGGCGGCGGGCAGCACCAACCTGCTGCCGTTCCTGACCGGCCGCTTCCAGTCCGCGGCCATGGCCAAGGTGTCGGGCTCGGCACTGGATGCGCAGAAGCTCGGCTACCTGCAGCCGACCGACACCATCGTCTTCAACGTGCACGAACTGCTGCACGTGGCGCGCAATGAGGTGCGCGCGCTGACCGATGCGGGCTATCGCGCGCCGATGCGTCCGGCGGGCATCCCGGTGGCGGGCCGTTCGGGCATCGCGACCATCAAGGCCTCGCTGGTGAACATGCGCGACGGCGGCTTCATCTCGCAGCACGACTTCACGATCGCCTCGCGCATCGCCGAGGCCGTGTGCGGCGGCGACGTCGAAGCTGGCGCGCTGGTGGACGAAGACTGGCTGCTGGCGCTGGAGCGCCGCGCCTTCGTCGACTTGCTCGGCACCGCCAAGACGCAGGAACGCATCATGGGCATGCTGCAGACTGGCAAGCCGGTCCGCAACTGA
- a CDS encoding acyl-CoA dehydrogenase C-terminal domain-containing protein: MGQYTAPLRDMQFVLHELLDVEGHLKEMPAHAEIDADTINQVIEEAGKFCSEVIFPLNQSGDREGCTYHGDGVVTAPTGFKDAYKRYVDGGWPALGCDPEYGGQGLPILINNAVYEMLNSANQAWTMYPGLSHGAYEALHAHGTDELKQRYLPKLVSGVWTGTMCLTEPHCGTDLGILRTRAEPLADGAYAITGTKIFISAGEHDLSENIVHLVLARLPDAPPGTKGISLFVVPKFIPDAGGNPGERNGVKCGSIEHKMGIHGNATCVINLDGAKGWMVGEPNKGLNAMFVMMNAARLGVGMQGLGLTEVAYQNSAAYAKERLQMRSLSGPKAPDKPADPIIVHPDVRRMLLTQRAYAEGGRAFAYWIALQIDRELSHPDESVRKEAADLVALLTPVIKAFLTDNAFTATNEGMQVFGGHGYIAEWGMEQYVRDARINMIYEGTNTVQSLDLLGRKILGDMGARMKKFGKIVQDFVEAEGTSEAMQEFINPLADIGDKVQKLTMEIGMKAMANPDEVGAAAVPYLRVVGHLVFAYFWARMAKIALEKQGNGDTFYKAKLATARFYFAKLLPETAYQIRAARAGVKPLMELEAELF, translated from the coding sequence ATGGGTCAATACACCGCACCGTTGCGCGACATGCAGTTTGTCCTTCACGAGCTTCTCGATGTCGAGGGGCACCTGAAGGAGATGCCGGCGCATGCGGAGATCGACGCCGACACCATCAACCAGGTGATCGAAGAGGCCGGCAAGTTCTGCTCCGAGGTCATCTTCCCACTCAACCAGTCGGGCGATCGCGAGGGCTGCACCTATCACGGCGACGGCGTGGTGACGGCACCCACGGGCTTCAAGGACGCCTACAAGCGGTACGTGGACGGCGGCTGGCCGGCGCTGGGCTGCGATCCGGAATACGGCGGCCAGGGCCTGCCGATCCTGATCAACAACGCCGTCTACGAGATGCTGAACTCGGCCAACCAGGCCTGGACGATGTACCCCGGCCTGTCGCACGGTGCCTACGAGGCCCTGCACGCGCACGGCACGGACGAACTCAAGCAACGCTACCTGCCCAAGCTGGTGTCGGGCGTGTGGACCGGCACGATGTGCCTGACCGAGCCGCACTGCGGCACCGACCTCGGCATTCTGCGCACCCGGGCCGAGCCGCTGGCCGACGGTGCGTACGCTATCACCGGCACGAAGATCTTCATCTCGGCGGGCGAGCATGACCTGTCGGAAAACATCGTCCACCTGGTGCTGGCCCGCTTGCCGGATGCGCCGCCCGGCACCAAGGGCATCTCGCTGTTCGTGGTGCCCAAGTTCATTCCCGATGCCGGCGGCAACCCCGGCGAGCGCAACGGCGTGAAGTGCGGCTCCATCGAGCACAAGATGGGCATCCACGGCAATGCCACCTGCGTGATCAACCTGGATGGTGCGAAGGGCTGGATGGTCGGCGAGCCGAACAAGGGCCTGAACGCTATGTTCGTGATGATGAACGCCGCTCGCCTGGGCGTCGGCATGCAGGGCCTGGGCCTGACGGAAGTGGCCTACCAGAACTCGGCCGCCTATGCGAAGGAGCGCCTGCAGATGCGCAGCCTCTCCGGCCCGAAGGCACCGGACAAGCCGGCCGACCCCATCATCGTGCACCCGGACGTGCGCCGCATGCTGCTGACCCAGCGCGCCTACGCCGAGGGCGGCCGCGCCTTCGCCTACTGGATCGCGCTGCAGATCGACCGCGAGCTGTCGCACCCGGACGAGTCCGTGCGCAAGGAGGCCGCCGACCTCGTCGCGCTGCTCACGCCCGTCATCAAGGCCTTCCTGACCGATAACGCCTTCACCGCCACCAACGAGGGCATGCAGGTGTTCGGCGGCCACGGCTACATCGCCGAGTGGGGCATGGAGCAGTACGTGCGCGATGCCCGCATCAACATGATCTACGAGGGCACGAACACCGTGCAGTCGCTGGACCTGCTGGGCCGCAAGATCCTGGGCGACATGGGCGCCAGGATGAAAAAGTTCGGTAAGATCGTGCAGGACTTCGTCGAGGCCGAAGGCACCAGCGAGGCCATGCAGGAATTCATCAACCCGCTGGCCGACATCGGCGACAAGGTCCAGAAGTTGACCATGGAGATCGGCATGAAGGCGATGGCCAACCCGGACGAGGTCGGGGCCGCCGCCGTGCCATACCTGCGTGTGGTCGGACACTTGGTGTTCGCTTACTTCTGGGCCCGCATGGCGAAGATTGCCTTGGAGAAGCAGGGCAACGGCGATACCTTCTACAAGGCCAAACTGGCGACGGCGCGCTTCTATTTCGCCAAGCTGCTGCCCGAGACGGCTTACCAGATCCGCGCCGCGCGCGCGGGCGTCAAGCCGCTGATGGAACTCGAAGCCGAGCTGTTCTGA